One stretch of Agelaius phoeniceus isolate bAgePho1 chromosome W unlocalized genomic scaffold, bAgePho1.hap1 SUPER_W_unloc_2, whole genome shotgun sequence DNA includes these proteins:
- the LOC143692567 gene encoding TOG array regulator of axonemal microtubules protein 2-like, which translates to MLAQKNLEQKDAELFEREMKNRRQRKTSLQPIPETVEPGDAAEATFSLPPVDGTASRVQRTHPGGALKKEVVRKQDNVPLLPNTPIIHGDGSFPHSSSVTSQTAPGAKRREEPLRGRGQKDRASSDPQQSLQEALSLLGSDDWELKEKGLFTIKHLAGSHSEVLLCRLREVCLALTSEVTNLRSKVSYSAIVTLGELFVTLKKDMDSEVDEVARVLLQMVSNSPEFVQKAASQTLGIMVENATPARAMAALMDMGVNSRHAPVRKRAAELLLSLMERIGATKLAGTARAERLAHVAGKLAQDCHKDTRHYGQEMVKMLLNHQQFKKLLEQSLSTRDLEDILTRIKKKGMANQKGEGPSVKEPVKERNGGSKKPQATLSSSKWVKSPSDGHLLHCAKAQVTSPPAVEETELLQKLYHLLEAKGFQTRMEGVELLQDLCKTSPQLISTNIVQIFDYFVLRISDSHKKVKQRALDVLAEITGVLKDALNPVIIGLVEGITKNLNSKDPRVRGAAVKALEESIAHLVVQRDALPVLWSFLENKALPVRSASVRTVATKLASALYKVMGTQLKKCAASKPAHVRENLSKMLGCHGIGGLEQLQVEDKVKGIMAQPHTESYREVFSRHFRCSLTHKVLASRPEELSFLQAQEEAAACMKSV; encoded by the exons atgtTGGCTCAAAAGAACTTGGAGCAGAAGGACGCAGAGCTTTTCGAGAGAGAGATGAAGAATAGGAGACAAAGGAAAACATCCTTGCAGCCTATTCCTGAGACAGTCGAGCCTGGGGATGCAGCTGAAGCAA CCTTTAGCCTACCACCTGTTGATGGCACAGCTTCTAGAGTGCAGAGAACACACCCTGGTGGTGCCTTGAAGAAGGAGGTCGTGAGGAAGCAGGACAATGTTCCCTTACTGCCCAATACACCCATCATCCATGGGGATGGCAGCTTCCCGCACAGCTCCTCAG TGACCTCGCAGACGGCCCCTGGTGCCAAGCGCCGAGAGGAGCCGCTCCGTGGGCGTGGGCAGAAGGACAGAGCCTCTTCAGACCCACAGCAGTCCTTGCAGGAGGCGCTCTCCTTGCTGGGCAGCGATGACTG GGagctgaaggagaagggacTCTTCACCATCAAACACCTGGCTGGGTCCCATTCAGAGGTCCTGCTTTGTAGACTTCGTGAGGTTTGCTTGGCACTTACCAGCGAG GTGACCAACCTCCGTTCCAAGGTGTCCTACTCTGCCATTGTCACTCTGGGAGAGCTCTTTGTGACCTTGAAGAAGGACATGGACTCTGAGGTGGATGAGGTTGCTCGGGTCCTTCTCCAGATGGTGTCCAACTCGCCAGAATTTGTTCAGAAAGCAGCCAGTCAGACCCTGGGGATCATGGTGGAGAATGCGACTCCTGCACGAGCAATGGCTGCTCTCATGGACATGGGAGTCAA cagccgcCATGCCCCGGTGCGGAAGCGTGCGGCCgaactcctcctgtccctgatgGAGAGAATTGGAGCCACCAAGCTcgcaggcacagccagggctgagaggcTGGCACACGTGGCAGGGAAGCTTGCTCAGGACTGTCACAAGGACACAAG gCATTATGGACAGGAGATGGTGAAGATGTTGCTCAATCATCAAcaatttaaaaagcttttggaaCAATCTCTTTCCACCCGTGACCTGGAAGATATTCTGACAAGAATCAAGAAGAAA GGCATGGCAAACCAGAAGGGTGAAGGCCCATCTGTCAAGGAGCCGGTGAAGGAGAGGAACGGTGGCTCAAAGAAGCCCCAGGCCACGTTGTCTTCTAGCAAATG ggtgAAATCTCCCTCTGATGGACACCTCCTACACTGTGCAAAAGCCCAGGTCACGTCACCTCCAGCTGTGGAagaaacagagctgctgcagaagctTTACCATCTCCTGGAAGCCAAGGGGTTTCAGACAAGGATGGAAGGAGTGGAGCTCCTCCAAGACCTGTGCAAAACCAGCCCCCAGCTCATCTCCACCAACATTGTCCAA atttttgattattttgtcTTGAGGATATCTGACAGCCACAAGAAAGTGAAGCAGAGGGCGCTGGATGTGCTGGCTGAAATCACAGGAGTCCTGAAAGATGCCTTGAACCCAGTGATCATTGGTTTGGTGGAAGGAATAACAAAGAACCTGAACTCAAAGGATCCCAGGGTTCGTGGGGCAGCTGTGAAAGCACTGGAAGAATCCATTGCTCATTTGG tTGTCCAGCGCGACGCCCTGCCCGTGCTCTGGTCcttcctggagaacaaggcGCTGCCCGTGCGGAGCGCCAGTGTCCGCACCGTGGCCACCAAGCTCGCCTCTGCCCTCTACAAGGTGATGGGCACCCAGCTGAAGAAATGTGCTGCCAGCAAGCCTGCACACGTgcgggaaaacctctccaaaaTGCTGGGCTG TCATGGCATtgggggcctggagcagctccaggtggagGACAAGGTGAAGGGAATcatggctcagcctcacacagag TCTTACCGAGAAGTTTTCTCCAGACACTTCCGATGTTCCCTCACCCACAAAGTCCTCGCCTCCCGTCCAGAAGAGCTCTCtttcctccaagctcaggaagaagctgctgcctgcatgAAGAGTGTTTGA